One Aneurinibacillus migulanus genomic region harbors:
- a CDS encoding NAD(P)H-dependent flavin oxidoreductase: MKTRVTEIFGIRYPIVQGGLAYLAYAELAAAVSNAGGLGQITAMTLGTPEKVREEIRKVRTLTDKPFGVNFAIGQHGRPYEELLDVAIEEKVPAISITGGNPKPIFERIKGENIRTLVLVAGVRQAQKAAELGADAVMAVGQEGGGHLGREDIGTMVLIPRVVESVSIPVLASGGIGDGRGLLAALALGAEGIEMGTRFIATQECVHASEAYKQAIVNSKETDTVIIKRTLGAPGRVLKTAHALDIIEREQDGATYEDLKDMISGRANRAYIYDGSEEAGYGWAGQVIGLIKDVPTVQALFDSMIAEAEEGRKRMEAIFGAKVHG, translated from the coding sequence ATGAAAACACGTGTAACTGAGATTTTTGGCATTCGATATCCAATCGTTCAAGGAGGGCTTGCCTATCTGGCATATGCCGAGCTGGCTGCGGCGGTCTCTAATGCAGGAGGACTGGGGCAAATTACAGCGATGACGCTAGGCACGCCGGAGAAAGTGCGGGAAGAAATCCGTAAAGTTCGTACATTAACCGATAAGCCATTCGGCGTGAATTTTGCTATCGGGCAGCATGGCAGACCGTATGAGGAGTTATTGGATGTAGCCATTGAAGAAAAAGTGCCGGCCATCTCCATTACCGGAGGGAATCCGAAGCCGATTTTTGAACGGATAAAAGGGGAGAACATTCGCACGCTTGTGCTTGTGGCCGGAGTACGTCAAGCGCAAAAGGCGGCGGAGCTGGGCGCAGACGCAGTGATGGCTGTCGGACAAGAAGGTGGCGGTCATCTAGGTCGTGAAGATATCGGAACGATGGTACTCATTCCTAGAGTAGTGGAATCCGTATCGATTCCAGTGCTGGCGAGCGGAGGCATCGGGGACGGTCGCGGTCTATTGGCAGCGCTTGCACTTGGAGCAGAAGGCATCGAGATGGGAACCCGGTTCATTGCTACCCAGGAATGTGTGCATGCGAGTGAAGCATATAAGCAGGCAATTGTTAACAGTAAAGAGACGGATACGGTTATTATCAAGCGTACGCTAGGCGCACCAGGTCGCGTGTTGAAGACGGCCCATGCACTCGATATTATTGAACGGGAGCAAGATGGTGCGACTTATGAAGATTTGAAAGATATGATTAGCGGTCGGGCGAATCGAGCATACATTTATGATGGCAGCGAGGAAGCTGGCTACGGATGGGCTGGACAGGTAATCGGTCTCATTAAAGATGTGCCAACGGTGCAAGCGTTATTTGACAGCATGATAGCAGAGGCGGAAGAAGGGCGAAAACGTATGGAGGCGATCTTCGGCGCAAAAGTCCATGGATGA
- a CDS encoding YktB family protein, translating to MNCLTEQDFAVFSVPGLEARMDALKETLRPKLDMLGQELTPFLSAETGDEMFYHVAKHARRTVHPPKDTWVAWASNKRGYKMLPHFQVGLWETHLFIWFAIIYESPVKPLFAERLEQEWETLREAIPKHFVWSFDHTKPDTFPHSGMDDEKVNELIHKLKHVKKSEVLCGITLSREQAATMSAEELLKTVEETFDTLLPLYRLSHA from the coding sequence ATGAATTGCCTTACGGAACAAGACTTCGCCGTATTTTCCGTACCCGGACTCGAAGCACGCATGGATGCCCTCAAAGAAACACTCCGTCCCAAATTGGACATGCTGGGGCAGGAACTCACTCCCTTCCTTTCCGCGGAAACAGGCGACGAGATGTTCTACCATGTTGCCAAACACGCACGGCGCACCGTTCACCCACCGAAAGATACATGGGTAGCATGGGCAAGCAACAAGCGTGGCTATAAGATGCTGCCACATTTCCAGGTGGGACTTTGGGAAACACACCTGTTCATCTGGTTCGCCATTATTTATGAATCACCGGTAAAACCACTGTTTGCAGAACGCTTGGAACAGGAGTGGGAAACATTGCGAGAAGCAATCCCGAAACATTTCGTCTGGTCGTTCGACCATACCAAACCAGATACATTCCCTCACAGCGGAATGGACGACGAGAAAGTAAACGAACTTATACATAAGCTCAAGCATGTTAAAAAATCGGAAGTGCTCTGTGGCATAACACTTAGTCGCGAACAGGCCGCCACAATGTCTGCGGAAGAGCTACTGAAGACGGTGGAAGAGACCTTCGACACGCTGCTTCCTTTATACCGACTTTCACATGCCTAG